The following proteins come from a genomic window of Methanomicrobium sp. W14:
- a CDS encoding GDP-L-fucose synthase, translated as MSNLEGKKILVTGGAGFLGSNVVRKLEDAGARRKNIIVPRSRDIDLRIWENCVKVVKGADIVIHLAAKVGGIGYNQKYPGSLFYDNAMMGIQLMEAARLADVEKFVAVGTICAYPKFTPVPFREEELWNGYPEETNAPYGLAKKMMLVQSQAYRHQYGFNSIYLLPVNLYGPGDNFDPASSHVIPALIKKFTDAVKAGNSDQTVEVWGTGSASREFLYVEDAARGIALATEKYDGADPVNLGSGMEITIKDLVSKISEITGFKGKIVWDKTKPDGQPKRCLDVSRARKEFGFEAQMGFDEGLRKTVEWYGTKH; from the coding sequence ATGTCAAATCTTGAGGGAAAAAAGATACTTGTAACTGGTGGTGCCGGCTTTTTAGGAAGCAATGTTGTCAGAAAGCTTGAAGATGCAGGTGCAAGACGGAAAAATATTATTGTTCCAAGAAGCAGGGATATAGACCTGAGAATCTGGGAAAACTGTGTTAAGGTTGTTAAGGGTGCAGACATAGTAATTCACCTGGCGGCAAAGGTTGGAGGCATTGGTTATAACCAGAAATACCCTGGATCGCTTTTCTACGATAACGCAATGATGGGCATTCAGCTGATGGAGGCAGCACGTCTGGCTGATGTTGAAAAATTTGTTGCTGTCGGGACAATATGTGCATATCCAAAGTTTACTCCGGTCCCGTTCCGGGAGGAAGAGCTTTGGAACGGTTATCCTGAAGAGACGAATGCGCCATATGGCCTTGCAAAAAAGATGATGCTCGTACAAAGCCAGGCTTACAGGCATCAGTATGGTTTTAACTCAATATATCTTCTTCCGGTAAACCTTTACGGACCGGGAGACAACTTCGACCCGGCGAGTTCACACGTGATTCCTGCCCTGATTAAAAAATTTACAGATGCCGTAAAAGCAGGAAATTCCGACCAGACTGTTGAAGTATGGGGGACGGGAAGCGCTTCGCGGGAATTTTTGTACGTTGAGGATGCAGCACGTGGAATTGCCCTTGCAACTGAAAAGTATGACGGGGCTGACCCTGTAAACTTGGGTTCCGGGATGGAGATTACAATCAAAGATCTGGTGTCAAAGATCTCTGAAATAACAGGGTTTAAAGGAAAAATTGTCTGGGATAAAACAAAGCCTGACGGCCAGCCCAAAAGGTGCCTTGATGTATCACGTGCAAGGAAGGAGTTTGGTTTTGAAGCTCAGATGGGATTCGATGAAGGTTTGAGAAAAACTGTTGAGTGGTATGGAACAAAACATTAA
- the hisS gene encoding histidine--tRNA ligase, translating to MLQKPRGTRDFLPKEMEQRRDIEMRLRKVSGKWGYREICTPTFENQELYTVRSGEGIIKEMYTFEDKGGRMLALRPEGTAAVLRMYVNEAKVLSKPVRWCYLSDCYRYERPQKGRYRQFWQFGAEQIGADTPEGEAEIILLAYEMLKATGVTFTLHIGHLAPMKHLLSDLPEDDKKAVMALLDKKNFEDLKIYLERLKKEELYDSLKSLIECETIDEALKICGDMPGRERMEDLIRILDSQDIEYRLNLGIVRGLDYYTGMVFEGFADNLGAENQIIGGGSYRLAHLFGGEDVASCGFGIGFDRIMVSLGDFTPKKAPCVAVVYTPETASYAFSAAKKFREGGITTELNILKKGIAAQMKHAAKTADYVAVIGQREAEAGTVTLKNMESGEQKEIKAEDAISEVR from the coding sequence ATGCTTCAGAAACCAAGGGGAACAAGGGATTTTCTGCCCAAAGAGATGGAACAGAGAAGAGATATAGAGATGCGTCTGAGGAAAGTCTCGGGAAAATGGGGATACAGGGAAATATGCACGCCTACATTTGAAAACCAGGAGCTTTACACTGTCCGCTCGGGTGAAGGCATTATAAAAGAGATGTACACATTCGAGGACAAAGGCGGACGCATGCTTGCATTAAGGCCTGAAGGAACGGCAGCCGTTTTAAGGATGTACGTAAACGAGGCAAAAGTCCTTTCAAAGCCCGTGAGATGGTGTTACCTTTCCGACTGCTACAGGTATGAACGTCCGCAGAAGGGAAGGTACAGGCAGTTCTGGCAGTTCGGCGCAGAACAGATTGGCGCCGACACTCCTGAAGGCGAAGCCGAAATTATTCTTCTTGCTTATGAAATGCTCAAAGCAACAGGCGTTACGTTCACTCTTCATATCGGTCACCTCGCACCGATGAAGCACCTTCTTTCAGACCTCCCTGAAGATGACAAAAAAGCGGTAATGGCCCTTTTAGACAAGAAAAACTTTGAAGACCTTAAAATATATCTTGAAAGACTCAAAAAAGAAGAACTTTATGATTCACTGAAATCTCTTATCGAATGCGAAACGATTGATGAGGCACTGAAAATCTGCGGTGACATGCCCGGCCGCGAGAGAATGGAGGACTTAATCAGAATTCTTGACAGCCAGGACATTGAATACAGGCTGAACCTTGGAATCGTAAGAGGCCTTGACTACTACACCGGTATGGTCTTTGAAGGATTTGCAGACAACCTCGGCGCTGAAAACCAGATAATAGGCGGCGGCTCATACCGCCTTGCACACCTTTTCGGGGGAGAAGACGTTGCTTCGTGCGGTTTCGGGATAGGTTTTGACCGCATAATGGTTTCATTAGGAGATTTCACTCCGAAAAAAGCACCCTGCGTTGCTGTGGTATATACTCCCGAAACCGCCTCGTATGCATTTTCGGCCGCAAAAAAATTTCGTGAGGGAGGTATTACAACAGAACTGAACATCCTTAAAAAAGGTATTGCAGCCCAGATGAAGCATGCGGCAAAGACAGCAGACTATGTCGCGGTTATAGGACAACGTGAAGCAGAAGCAGGGACCGTCACCCTGAAGAACATGGAATCGGGCGAACAGAAGGAGATCAAAGCAGAAGACGCCATATCAGAGGTGAGATAA
- a CDS encoding glycosyltransferase family 4 protein: MADYTLGLFANLYPRYEGDSRGIFVKRMVDSLEKNGVRVIKAVKKSTSPSAYLSFYTDSVIKSFNEDIDIFQAEYIPHSSIIPALMKGKKPLVLKFHGDDGLIYPYKNHFNRALFNHSVSHADHIITCSKALKSSLISLGVKPDKITPIANGVDTNRFRPMNKQICRDNFKIPGESCVCLYAGRIHPMKGIFEIIESAKLNSDVTFIFGGPGPVPNHPENCIFLGDINPENMPLLMNAADFLVLPSHSEGLGLVLLESLACEVPVIASSVGGCPEIVKNKESGFLVTPKNVEELSKSIKILKNNPDLREKMGKEGRKDILTNYDSEVLNSQLISVHKKLIEAGKA, translated from the coding sequence ATGGCTGATTATACTCTGGGGCTTTTTGCCAACCTCTATCCCAGATATGAAGGAGACAGCAGGGGAATATTTGTTAAAAGAATGGTTGATTCTCTGGAAAAAAATGGTGTCAGAGTCATAAAAGCAGTAAAAAAGAGTACATCTCCATCGGCTTATCTTTCATTTTACACAGATTCGGTTATTAAATCGTTCAACGAAGATATAGACATATTTCAGGCTGAGTATATCCCGCACAGCAGCATTATACCTGCCTTAATGAAAGGTAAAAAACCTCTGGTTCTCAAATTCCACGGTGATGACGGACTGATATACCCATATAAAAATCATTTTAACAGGGCATTATTTAATCATTCAGTAAGTCACGCTGATCACATCATTACATGCAGTAAAGCACTGAAATCCTCTTTGATTTCACTGGGTGTTAAACCTGATAAAATAACTCCAATTGCAAACGGAGTCGATACAAACAGGTTCAGACCAATGAACAAACAAATCTGCAGGGATAATTTTAAAATTCCTGGAGAATCATGTGTTTGTTTATACGCAGGAAGAATCCACCCAATGAAAGGAATTTTTGAAATTATCGAGTCTGCAAAATTAAACAGTGATGTTACTTTTATATTCGGAGGCCCCGGACCAGTACCAAATCATCCGGAGAACTGTATTTTTCTGGGAGACATAAATCCTGAGAATATGCCACTACTTATGAATGCCGCTGACTTTTTGGTTTTGCCAAGCCATTCAGAAGGTCTGGGTCTTGTACTTCTTGAAAGTCTTGCCTGCGAAGTCCCTGTTATCGCAAGCAGTGTCGGAGGATGCCCTGAAATAGTTAAAAACAAAGAATCCGGCTTTTTGGTGACACCAAAAAATGTAGAAGAGCTTTCAAAATCAATCAAAATTTTGAAAAATAACCCGGACCTGAGAGAAAAAATGGGAAAAGAAGGAAGAAAAGATATACTGACTAATTATGACTCTGAAGTACTTAACAGTCAACTTATTTCAGTCCATAAAAAATTAATAGAAGCAGGAAAGGCTTAA
- a CDS encoding ABC transporter ATP-binding protein: protein MSVISDSVKIMNYLFSPFKKMLLIYLLGVILLSFLEVFRISLVYPIINYGLGVENQPKLLDAFYDYLLPSSVNPFIAAAFLLLITTVVIAVIYSVVVYGGSYLFSTVRDSLDRRVFERIQSRPYSYFAGKKQGDLLYIGQGAVMDSSQAINQFVEFIRNSLMAFLYLLLLFYLSFWLTIGVIILGIFYALVVKKYLFSRVYRNSNVLNESLKDKSVVYQEFISGIKTILITGSLKSWHKKYDSAIKRLKKAYTNVYALGKIPLIANDFIMFSIIALGGIFLYLYTGGNFISYIGIFGTFMLGLYRLVPSLSYAQTNMSLLVQYLPALEMLYNILTEESFEDSVDFHEKSDKKRFSFENTIEFRDISFRFKDNMSDTICNLSLDIQKNTKIAIVGSSGSGKTTTANLLALLYKPSSGGIFIDGVNLNEINTSDYLRNLGYIGQETFVYHDTVKENIKFGLECSDEEIVNAAKLADAHEFIMNTKDGYDTVIGDQGIKLSGGQRQRIAIARIILRKPQILLLDEATSSLDNLSEQKIMESVEKLSKNMTVIIIAHRLSTVQNADSIYVLKGGKLVEKGTHLELLEQNGEYRRLYLGQKKGYN, encoded by the coding sequence ATGTCCGTAATAAGTGATTCAGTAAAAATAATGAATTATCTTTTTAGTCCTTTTAAAAAGATGCTTCTGATTTACCTTTTGGGAGTTATACTTTTAAGCTTTCTTGAAGTTTTCAGAATTTCTCTGGTATATCCTATAATAAATTATGGTCTTGGTGTTGAAAACCAGCCGAAGCTTCTTGATGCTTTTTATGATTATCTTCTTCCCTCTTCTGTAAACCCTTTCATTGCAGCAGCTTTTCTTCTTCTTATAACGACGGTTGTTATTGCCGTGATCTATAGTGTAGTTGTATACGGAGGTTCGTATCTTTTTTCAACTGTAAGAGATTCTCTTGACAGAAGAGTTTTTGAAAGAATTCAGAGCCGGCCTTACAGTTATTTTGCAGGAAAAAAACAGGGTGATCTTTTGTACATTGGTCAGGGAGCTGTAATGGACTCCAGCCAGGCCATAAACCAGTTTGTGGAATTTATAAGGAATTCACTTATGGCTTTTTTGTATCTCCTTCTTTTGTTCTATCTGTCATTCTGGCTCACAATAGGAGTGATAATTCTTGGAATTTTTTATGCACTGGTAGTAAAAAAATACCTTTTCTCAAGAGTTTACAGGAACAGCAATGTTCTGAACGAATCTTTAAAGGACAAATCCGTTGTTTATCAGGAGTTTATCTCAGGGATAAAGACAATTCTTATCACAGGCTCTCTTAAAAGCTGGCACAAAAAATATGATTCTGCAATAAAAAGGCTGAAAAAAGCCTATACTAATGTTTATGCTTTAGGGAAAATCCCTCTAATTGCAAATGATTTTATAATGTTTTCAATAATTGCACTGGGTGGTATTTTTCTGTACCTGTATACTGGTGGTAATTTCATATCATATATAGGTATTTTTGGAACCTTTATGCTTGGTCTGTACCGTCTTGTGCCTTCTTTAAGCTATGCCCAGACCAATATGTCTCTTTTGGTTCAGTATCTCCCTGCACTTGAAATGCTGTATAATATTCTTACAGAGGAGTCTTTTGAAGATTCTGTAGATTTTCATGAAAAATCAGACAAAAAAAGATTCTCTTTTGAAAATACAATTGAATTCAGAGATATATCTTTCAGGTTTAAGGATAACATGTCAGATACAATCTGTAATTTGTCTTTAGATATCCAAAAAAATACGAAAATTGCAATCGTAGGAAGTTCCGGTTCGGGAAAAACCACGACAGCAAATCTTCTTGCACTTTTGTATAAGCCCTCTTCAGGTGGTATTTTTATAGACGGGGTAAATCTTAACGAAATAAATACCTCAGATTATTTGCGAAATCTGGGATATATCGGTCAGGAAACATTTGTTTATCATGATACTGTAAAAGAGAACATTAAGTTTGGTCTTGAGTGTTCTGACGAGGAGATTGTTAATGCAGCAAAACTTGCCGATGCTCACGAGTTTATAATGAATACAAAAGACGGCTATGACACTGTTATCGGTGACCAGGGCATAAAGCTTTCAGGAGGACAGAGGCAGAGAATTGCCATTGCACGTATTATTCTTAGAAAGCCGCAGATTCTTCTTCTGGACGAGGCAACAAGCTCTCTTGATAACCTTTCAGAGCAGAAAATCATGGAGTCCGTTGAAAAGCTGTCCAAAAATATGACTGTAATAATTATTGCGCACAGGCTTTCAACTGTGCAGAATGCTGACAGTATCTATGTTTTAAAAGGAGGAAAACTTGTTGAAAAAGGCACTCACCTGGAACTTCTTGAACAAAACGGAGAATATCGCAGGTTGTATCTCGGGCAGAAAAAAGGATATAATTAG
- a CDS encoding DNA topoisomerase IV subunit A: MKKEESDKIADCKLLEIAEKWYHQMQSATIPYISIPTRTKHNIEYDEGSEVWKYGDKETTRSAGSYKSALHILKMAYVVSFLKKQLNENRSSTLREMYYISEGWKKAKFGAQDESNHLVEDLEIITELSRESFHLRPEEDGASIYGPLKIRERTRRGVREIHCQQDIGEAGYPIPNNVDNLEFVDHDAKFIIAMETGGMYARLMENGFDEEYNAVLIHLKGQPARSTRRVLKRLNQELNLPVVVFTDGDPWSYRIFASVAYGSIKSAHMSETLATPGAQFIGVQPSDISGYNLPSDHLTEGDIAALKAELSDPRFDTEYWRNEINLQLKLGLKSEQQAFAARGLDFVTREYLPARLSEMGII; this comes from the coding sequence ATGAAAAAAGAGGAAAGTGACAAAATAGCGGACTGCAAACTCCTGGAGATTGCTGAAAAATGGTATCACCAGATGCAGAGCGCTACAATACCTTATATCTCAATTCCTACAAGGACAAAGCACAACATAGAGTACGACGAGGGCTCGGAGGTCTGGAAGTACGGAGACAAAGAGACAACGCGTTCAGCGGGTTCGTACAAGAGTGCTCTTCATATTCTAAAAATGGCTTACGTGGTAAGCTTTCTAAAAAAACAGCTTAATGAAAACAGGTCATCCACATTAAGGGAGATGTATTATATCTCCGAAGGCTGGAAAAAGGCCAAGTTCGGAGCACAGGACGAAAGCAACCACCTCGTTGAAGACCTTGAAATCATAACCGAGCTTTCGAGAGAGTCGTTTCACCTGAGACCTGAAGAGGACGGGGCATCAATATACGGACCTCTTAAAATACGCGAGAGGACAAGAAGGGGTGTACGGGAAATCCACTGCCAGCAGGACATAGGAGAGGCCGGCTACCCTATTCCAAACAATGTCGACAACCTAGAGTTCGTCGATCACGACGCGAAGTTTATAATCGCTATGGAGACAGGCGGTATGTACGCAAGGTTAATGGAGAACGGTTTTGACGAAGAGTATAACGCCGTTCTCATTCACCTCAAAGGCCAGCCCGCACGTTCTACGAGAAGAGTTTTAAAGCGCCTGAACCAGGAGCTCAACCTGCCCGTAGTAGTCTTCACCGACGGTGACCCGTGGTCTTACAGGATATTTGCAAGTGTCGCATACGGCTCGATAAAATCCGCCCATATGTCAGAAACACTTGCAACTCCTGGTGCACAGTTTATCGGCGTTCAGCCCTCCGATATCAGCGGGTACAACCTTCCGTCAGACCACCTGACAGAAGGTGATATTGCGGCTTTGAAGGCAGAACTGTCTGATCCCAGATTTGATACAGAGTACTGGAGAAATGAAATAAACCTTCAGTTAAAACTCGGTCTTAAATCAGAACAGCAGGCTTTTGCTGCAAGAGGACTTGATTTCGTTACAAGGGAATATTTACCGGCCAGGCTTTCAGAGATGGGGATTATCTGA
- a CDS encoding glycosyltransferase family 2 protein codes for MDYSCLPKPCKNLQGWPWTEDSAKFYIGNDENTNWPKISVITPSFNQDSFLEETVRSVLLQNYPNLEYIILDGGSSDSSVEIIKKYDDFIDYWVSKPDKGQADAIYKGIKMATGDIVAYINSDDFYYPGTFFKVAEKFLEDPLSGWLTGKTVFVDEFSVPMNDQPKYLPINMFTMTYLGNFITQPSTFWKKDLFLSVGGFNKNLRFCFDYELFMKFLKIEKPLWCNGNFAAFRYHSLSKTANIHDVCIEESEVIIDGYVNSDNLLRQYVGKMLGRLYSLFFDIHHK; via the coding sequence TTGGATTATTCCTGTCTGCCAAAACCCTGTAAAAATCTTCAGGGGTGGCCATGGACAGAAGATTCAGCAAAATTCTATATTGGTAATGATGAAAATACCAACTGGCCAAAAATATCAGTAATTACTCCTAGTTTTAACCAGGATTCTTTTTTGGAAGAAACAGTTCGCTCTGTTTTATTGCAGAACTACCCGAATTTGGAATATATCATTTTAGACGGCGGGTCTTCAGACAGTAGTGTTGAAATTATAAAAAAATATGACGATTTTATTGATTACTGGGTAAGTAAACCGGACAAAGGTCAGGCAGATGCGATTTACAAAGGTATTAAGATGGCAACAGGAGATATTGTGGCATATATAAATTCGGATGACTTCTATTACCCGGGAACTTTCTTTAAGGTTGCAGAGAAATTTTTAGAAGATCCTCTTTCAGGATGGCTGACTGGAAAAACTGTTTTTGTCGATGAATTTTCTGTTCCAATGAATGATCAGCCAAAATATCTCCCGATAAATATGTTTACCATGACTTATCTTGGAAATTTTATAACACAGCCCTCTACTTTCTGGAAAAAGGATTTATTTTTAAGTGTAGGTGGATTTAACAAAAATTTACGTTTTTGTTTTGATTATGAATTGTTTATGAAATTTTTAAAGATTGAAAAACCTTTGTGGTGCAACGGCAATTTTGCAGCATTCAGGTATCATTCATTAAGTAAAACTGCTAATATTCATGATGTATGCATCGAAGAATCAGAGGTCATTATAGATGGATATGTAAATTCAGATAATTTGCTCCGGCAGTACGTTGGAAAAATGCTAGGGAGGCTATATTCTTTATTCTTTGATATTCACCATAAATAA
- a CDS encoding glycosyltransferase family 4 protein — MLNGKKLIFLSFWEMDIESFQLYKEIGEIPYWLSVIYGYNGIIDNFTDTNYKNDFFRTVYLHRYSINTRILKNICIYCYLFYMARSIDILFLLHISPENLLRMIIYRLGGGKGKIYVKLDMSPSGVFPKKSPLFWENMDIKRRLFHRIFKNMPDIYTVETKKAYREISASYYADLVKSEKLYLMPNGFDPNILTENNVEKRNISEKEKIIITVGRIGTYQKNTELLLKILEDVDLKNWKVYIVGPIESLFRDKINEFYSLNPAKKDSIIFTGNVSQKDLYEYYNKSRIFILTSRHESYGFVLAEAAYMNNYIISTDTGIAKELLEYTSGTVIESKNEKNYAEELQRIINLPDNELNNLVPETDKKEITWEWILRNNDGIKKLCKA; from the coding sequence TTGCTTAATGGAAAAAAATTGATATTTCTGAGTTTCTGGGAGATGGATATAGAAAGTTTTCAGTTATATAAAGAAATTGGAGAAATCCCATACTGGTTATCTGTAATATATGGGTACAACGGAATCATCGACAACTTTACAGACACTAACTACAAAAACGATTTTTTCAGAACAGTATATCTTCACAGATACAGCATAAATACAAGAATACTAAAAAATATCTGCATATATTGTTATTTGTTTTATATGGCAAGATCAATAGATATTTTATTCCTTCTTCATATAAGCCCTGAAAATTTATTAAGAATGATAATTTACAGGCTTGGAGGCGGAAAAGGAAAAATATATGTCAAATTAGATATGTCTCCATCTGGAGTATTCCCAAAGAAAAGTCCCTTGTTTTGGGAAAATATGGATATCAAACGCAGGTTATTTCATAGAATTTTTAAAAATATGCCTGATATTTACACTGTAGAAACAAAAAAGGCATATAGGGAAATATCTGCTTCTTATTATGCAGACCTGGTAAAAAGTGAAAAATTATATTTGATGCCAAATGGTTTTGATCCGAATATACTTACAGAAAACAATGTAGAGAAAAGAAACATTTCCGAAAAAGAGAAAATCATAATTACTGTAGGAAGAATCGGGACTTATCAGAAGAATACAGAACTGCTCCTCAAAATTCTGGAAGATGTAGACTTAAAGAACTGGAAGGTTTACATAGTAGGACCTATTGAGTCCCTTTTCAGAGATAAAATTAATGAATTTTATTCACTAAATCCCGCTAAAAAAGACTCAATAATTTTTACAGGGAACGTTAGTCAGAAAGACCTCTATGAATATTACAATAAATCACGTATATTCATCCTTACCTCACGGCATGAGAGCTACGGATTTGTGCTGGCAGAAGCTGCATACATGAACAATTACATAATCTCAACAGATACCGGAATAGCAAAGGAATTACTTGAATATACCTCCGGAACCGTAATAGAATCAAAGAATGAAAAAAACTACGCTGAAGAATTACAAAGAATTATCAACTTACCTGACAATGAACTAAACAATCTTGTACCGGAAACCGATAAAAAGGAAATAACATGGGAATGGATTCTAAGAAATAATGACGGTATAAAAAAACTTTGCAAAGCTTAA
- the cfbC gene encoding Ni-sirohydrochlorin a,c-diamide reductive cyclase ATP-dependent reductase subunit produces the protein MKQIALYGKGGIGKSTTSANLSAALSEKSLDILQIGCDPKHDSTRMLMHGEWIPTVLDLVRAKGDANLTVSDVIYTGYNGIRCVEAGGPEPGIGCAGRGIIATFQLLEKLEALYGDVIVYDVLGDVVCGGFAMPMREGYAREVYLVTSGDFMALYAANNICKAIARLSKRAKPCCFLGGVICNSQNIKDEYELVSEFAGRINTKLLGFIPRSQIVRIAEVNKQTVLEYAPDSEQAGIYRQLAETIMKNTPDPAKKPTPLSMDELEKLAQKYITA, from the coding sequence ATGAAGCAAATCGCCCTCTACGGAAAGGGAGGTATAGGAAAATCAACAACTTCTGCAAACCTCTCCGCTGCCCTTTCTGAAAAATCTCTCGATATACTCCAGATTGGATGCGACCCGAAACACGACAGCACGCGCATGCTTATGCACGGTGAGTGGATACCTACGGTCCTTGACCTGGTAAGAGCAAAAGGAGATGCAAACCTTACGGTATCCGATGTCATCTATACCGGTTACAACGGCATAAGATGTGTTGAGGCGGGAGGTCCTGAGCCCGGTATAGGGTGTGCAGGACGGGGTATTATCGCTACATTTCAGCTCCTTGAAAAACTGGAGGCTCTTTACGGTGATGTCATCGTATATGATGTCCTGGGAGACGTGGTCTGCGGGGGATTTGCCATGCCTATGCGGGAAGGATATGCACGTGAGGTCTACCTTGTCACTTCAGGAGATTTCATGGCACTGTACGCTGCAAACAATATATGCAAGGCTATTGCAAGACTCTCAAAAAGAGCAAAGCCCTGCTGTTTTCTCGGCGGGGTCATCTGCAATTCCCAGAATATAAAAGACGAATACGAACTGGTGTCTGAATTTGCCGGAAGAATAAACACAAAACTTCTGGGATTTATCCCCAGAAGCCAGATTGTAAGGATAGCTGAAGTTAACAAACAGACGGTTCTTGAATATGCTCCTGACTCGGAGCAGGCAGGGATATACAGGCAGCTCGCAGAGACCATTATGAAAAATACTCCGGACCCTGCAAAAAAACCGACACCTCTTTCGATGGATGAACTCGAAAAACTTGCCCAAAAATACATCACGGCTTGA
- a CDS encoding DNA topoisomerase VI subunit B has translation MELAEQLAEKQRSISVAEFFEKNKHLLGFDSPTRGIITTVKEAVDNSLDACEEAEVLPDIYVGIKRTGKDIYRIIVEDNGPGIVPKQVPFVFGKLLYGSRFHQIKQSRGQQGIGISAAVLYAQLTTGVPAVVISRTGHNSKANRFELMIKTESNEPQVLKHEEIEWDRMHGTRVEIEFKSTLSAKKRLLDYLRYTAVVNPHARIKTDIDGEKYNFERASEETIVPPKAIAPHPHGIEFGTLKRMAEASHLKLKEFLIEGFSRVGSKSADEILGLANLNPERKASGLSSDNLKILLDAMQSVQIPPPPASQCLSPIGEEKIVQGIDKEFELDFVRSRTRKSQVFSGHPFIVEAAIGYGGKLDSEGQAQILRFANRVPLLYQQGACIITTAVSGVNWKAYNLSQQGVPTGPVLILVHVASTNVPFTSESKDAIAAIPEIEKEIVLVLQDLGRELKNYLSRRDKNKQQEERARAVCSILPDIASKVGEIVGKPAPDITPLEAQIMHKVVVKKKISGGKVEISVNNYTRNPAAMTIYNMSGDSASDATVKPDFVDRIGDEYNKLWKIEVEPECTWNTVYSGTSHGSVSVRGVDEKLLVVVDIT, from the coding sequence TTGGAGTTGGCTGAACAGCTTGCTGAAAAACAAAGAAGTATAAGCGTTGCAGAATTTTTTGAAAAGAACAAGCACCTCCTCGGGTTCGACTCTCCTACAAGGGGAATAATTACTACTGTAAAAGAGGCTGTAGACAACTCCCTTGACGCCTGCGAGGAGGCTGAGGTCCTCCCTGATATCTACGTCGGAATTAAAAGGACGGGAAAAGACATCTACAGAATAATTGTAGAGGACAACGGTCCCGGAATCGTCCCAAAGCAGGTGCCTTTCGTTTTCGGGAAGCTTCTCTACGGGTCAAGGTTTCACCAGATAAAGCAGAGCCGCGGACAGCAGGGTATAGGAATAAGTGCAGCCGTTTTGTATGCCCAGCTTACAACAGGTGTTCCTGCTGTGGTCATCTCAAGAACCGGGCACAACTCAAAGGCAAACCGCTTTGAGCTGATGATCAAAACGGAATCCAACGAGCCGCAGGTCTTAAAGCACGAGGAGATAGAATGGGACAGAATGCACGGCACCCGTGTCGAAATAGAGTTTAAAAGCACACTTTCTGCAAAAAAAAGGCTTCTGGACTACCTCAGGTACACCGCGGTCGTAAACCCGCATGCACGAATAAAGACCGACATTGACGGCGAAAAATACAACTTTGAAAGGGCTTCGGAAGAGACGATAGTCCCACCGAAGGCTATTGCGCCCCACCCCCACGGCATTGAATTCGGGACACTAAAAAGAATGGCCGAGGCAAGCCACCTCAAACTTAAGGAGTTTTTAATAGAGGGGTTTTCAAGGGTGGGAAGCAAAAGCGCTGATGAAATTCTCGGGCTTGCAAATTTAAATCCTGAAAGAAAGGCATCAGGACTCTCATCGGACAACCTGAAAATACTTCTTGACGCGATGCAAAGTGTCCAGATACCCCCTCCACCGGCCTCGCAGTGCCTCTCACCGATAGGCGAGGAGAAGATTGTCCAGGGAATTGACAAGGAATTTGAGCTTGATTTTGTCAGGTCAAGGACCAGAAAAAGTCAGGTCTTCTCAGGCCATCCTTTTATCGTTGAGGCAGCCATCGGTTACGGGGGCAAACTTGATTCAGAAGGGCAGGCACAGATACTGAGGTTTGCAAACAGGGTACCTCTTCTCTACCAGCAGGGCGCATGCATCATAACAACCGCAGTATCAGGGGTAAACTGGAAGGCTTACAACCTGTCCCAGCAGGGAGTCCCGACAGGACCTGTTCTGATACTTGTCCATGTCGCGTCCACAAACGTCCCGTTTACAAGTGAAAGCAAGGACGCTATAGCAGCAATTCCCGAAATAGAAAAGGAGATAGTCCTGGTGCTCCAGGACCTTGGAAGAGAGCTTAAGAACTACCTGTCAAGGCGCGACAAAAACAAACAACAGGAGGAAAGAGCTCGTGCGGTATGTTCGATTCTGCCTGACATCGCATCGAAGGTCGGTGAAATAGTAGGAAAACCGGCACCTGACATAACGCCTCTTGAAGCACAGATAATGCACAAAGTGGTCGTCAAAAAGAAAATTTCTGGCGGGAAAGTTGAAATTTCCGTAAACAACTATACAAGAAACCCTGCCGCAATGACCATATACAACATGTCAGGGGACAGCGCATCCGACGCAACGGTAAAGCCTGACTTTGTCGACAGGATAGGCGACGAATACAACAAACTCTGGAAGATTGAGGTCGAGCCTGAATGTACATGGAACACAGTGTATTCGGGCACATCCCATGGTTCTGTCAGTGTCAGGGGCGTTGATGAAAAACTTCTGGTCGTGGTTGATATAACATGA